The Alkalihalobacillus sp. TS-13 genomic interval CTATGTGGATAAAGTGGAACCGAACACATTTGTACAATTTTCTACTTATCCTGGTAAACGTATTGAATTTCATATCTGTGGGATAGGCAAAGCGATAGCAGCTTTCTATGATCAGAAAAGTTTGGATGAGCTTCTCTCTAATGAATTGAAGACATATACCCCAACCACAATTACTGAACCTAAACGGTTACTCGAAGAATTTGATTCGGTTAGAAAAATCGGGTATGCGTTGGAGGATGAAGAAGGTGAACCAGGAGTCAGATGTATAGGCGTCCCTATATTCGGAAATGACGGCAGTGTAATTGCAGGCATAAGTTTAACAGCATTGACTGTACATTTATCTGACAAGTTTGTTGATGATGTTGCTCTTCAAGTAATTAATACCGGAAAAAAGATATCAAAGGCGTTCGGTGGGAGTTACCAGCTAAAATAATTATTAAGGTAGGGGAAAACAATGAAACAGAAGGTTTTCATTTTATTACTGTCTGTTTTGATGATTGGTGTCGTATCGGGCTGTAGCAGTAATGGTTCTTCGGGTAATGACGATAATAGCGGAACACAATCCATTGAGCTCTGGCATTATTTTGAAGGGAACTTGAAAGACGTACTTGAAGAGAATATCACGAAGTATAACGAAGCTCAGGACAAGGTAGAAGTAAAAGCTACTTTCGTACCTTATGGAGAGTTTAAAAACCAGCTTATGATTTCAGGAACGAATCAAGCATCTCCAGATCTGGTCATCAGTGGGATCAATGAAGTTCAGCTTTTTGCCAAGTCTGGGGTACTTGAAGATATGACAAAAATGGTAGAAGAGTGGGAATTCAAGGATCAAATTACGAAAGATATCATGGCGATTCATAAAATGGATGGAAGTGTCTATGGGCTTCCCATCAAAACAAATGCTATTGTGTTATTTTATAACAAAGACATGATTTCGGAACCCCCGACAACCTGGGAGGATTTGAAGCAAGTAGCTGCTGAAGCAAGTAATGGAAAACAGAATGGGTTCTTAGCCTCAGCTCATAATTCTCAGCAGGGTACAGCTTCTTGGTATCCATTCTTATTGTCAGCTGGGGAAGATATAGCGACTATTGGTAGTGATGGCGGAGTGGCTGCAATGCAACTATGGAAAGACATGCTAGATGATGGGTCAATGTCTTCTGAAGCTGTCAATAAAACAATTATGGACGCACAGGTCGACTTTCAGAATGGGAATACAGCCATGACGCTTACTGGGCCATGGTTTATTCCAGAGTTAGAAAAAAATGCGCCAGACCTGAACTGGGGAGTCGCAGAAATCCCAAAAGATGAGAAACATGTATCACTTGTAGGTGGAGAGAGTATTTCCATGGGTGTTGGAGCCAATAAAGAAGCGGCATGGGATTTCATCAGCTGGTTTTTAGAACCGGAAAATCACTTTGAATACGCCAAAGCTACGGGTGACTTTCCGGCTTTAGAAGATGCATTCAATGAGCCATATTTCCAAGAGGACCCGGTGAAAAAAGTTTTCGTTAAAGTAATCAAGTCATCATCTGGTTATGGCTGGGGTGAAAATCAAGGTGACTATAATCAGATTGTCTATACCGCAATGCAAAAAGCCCTTACAGGTGAATCTACTGTAGAAGATGCGATGGAGGAAGCACAGGAAAAAGTGGATAACCTCAATAAATAAAACATATGACGAAGCATTTAGGACCTCAGCCAGATGCTTCGTCATACATAAGGGGGTAGATTTCAAGTGAAACGAATATTTGAGAATTATAGTTTTGTTTTACCAGCAATCTTATTTTTAATGATTTTTTTACTATACCCTTTTGCCTTTAATGTGTTTTTAAGCTTTCGAGATATTAATATTGGTAACCTTATTAATGGCTCTAGTCCATTTATTGGAATTGAAAACTATAAAACGATTCTGACCGATCCATTATTTTATAAGTCGTTGTCGCAGACGGTCATTTTTACGTTTTTTACCTTAGTAGTATCTACAACAATTGGTTTTTTACTTGCCAGTTACTTTAACAAGACATTCCCTGGAAACAAATGGATGCGATCGATTATGCTGTTAGGCTGGATGACTCCTATCATTATCACTGGTACGATTTTCAAATGGATGCTTGATGGAAAATATGGAGTCTTCAACCATATATTAGTTAACTTGGGGATCATCGATTCGCCGATTAATTGGTTGTCCGACATAGATACCGCACTATTCGCAGTAACCATGACCAACATCTGGTTGAGTATCCCTTTCAGTATGATTATATTGCTATCTGGTTTGCAGGGGATTCCTACTTATGTTTATGAACCTGCTACGATTGACGGTGCGAGTAGATGGCAAAAGTTTAGATATATCACATTACCTTTAATGAAGCCAACCATTTCAATATTGTTGATTTTAGGTTTGATATACACTTTTAAGGTATTTGATGTGATATATATCATGACAGCCGGCGGACCTGCTGATGCGACCAAAGTAGTGTCGTACCTGGCCTATGATTTATCATTCAATTTATTCCGCTTCGGCGAAGGAGCGGCCCTTTCCAATATCGCTCTTTTCCTTATCGCATTATTTGCGATTGTTTATGTACGAAAAGTGCAAAAGGAGAGTGTAATAGATTGAGGAAAAAATGGATCCTTTCTTTATTAGGTTTACTCATCGTCATTGTCTATTTGTTTCCGATTTACTGGATGGTTGTTACTTCTTTGAAACCCACTTCAGAGATATTCAGCGATGTTAATATCATCCCGACTCAAATCACCTTAGAATCCTATCAAACGATACTGACACAAAATTATCCGTTCCTTACTTATATGAAAAACAGTTTGATCATAAGCATTGGGGTTACCATTGGGAATTTGTTATTAGGAGCACCCGCTGCATATGCGTTGGCGAGAAGGAAGATTACTGGAGCCTTATGGATGATCATCTTTATTTTAGTCGTCCAAATGTTCCCGAGTAACATGCTCGCTCTTCCGCTCTATACGATTTTTTCTAAGCTGGGCTTAATCAATTCTTTGTTCGGAGTCATTCTTGCCGACATGACTCTGACTTTACCGTTTGTCATTTTGATTTTAAGAACGTCCTATTTAAATATACCTTTAGAATTAGAGGATGCTGCTTCAATCGATGGATGTAGCAAATGGAGAGCTTTCTATTCTATCATTCTACCGTTAGTGAGGCCGGGTCTGTTAACGTGTGCAGCATTCAGTTTCATATTATCGTGGGGCGAATTTCTATATGCACTCACATTCTTGAAACAGAATGAAATGTGGACCATTACATTAGGAATGAGACAGTTCGTCGGTCAATTCGGTACAAACTGGGGAAGTATGATGGCACTATCAGTTCTGTCATCATTACCAATCATTATCATCTTCATGGCCACGCAAAAGTATATTGCAGGAGGGTTATCATCCGGAGCAATTAAATAATTTCCGAAACGAAGGAGGTCAATTATGAAGTCCTTAAAAATAGGGATTGCTGGCCTTGGCATCTCTGGAACAGGTACTAGTCGCGGAACACAAATTTATAGGGAATTTATTAAATTTCCTGAGGTAACTGTTACTGCAGTCATGGATCCTAATCCAGATGCATTAGAACAATTCATGAGCCAATATGATGTTGAGTATGCAGTTGATACGTATGAAGAATTATTAACAAAAGACATCGATGTCGTTTTTATTTCTTCACCGATGCAATTTCATGCTTCTCAGGCCATCCAGGCCTTGAAAAAGAATATTCATGTTCTTTCCGAAGTAACAGCCGCACAAACCTTACAAGAATGCCAAGAGTTATTAATCGCTGTAGAAGAAAGTGAAGCACAATATATGATGGCTGAAAATTATTGTTTCATCAGGGATAATATCGCTATTAAAAACATGGTAAAAGCAGGGCTTTTTGGCGAGATATATTTTGCCGAAGGCGAGTACATCCATAGTGTCCGGGAACTTCACTATCACGAGGGACAACCGACATGGAGGAAAGAACATCAAGTTGGAAAAAGAGGAATGACATACGGCACCCATTGTCTCGGACCAATTCTGGATTGGTTTGATGAACCGATCGATCAAATGAATTGTGTGGGGACCGGCATTCATACTTATAAGGAATATCAAACAGATGATACCACATTGCTTGAATGTAAACTGAAATCTGGGAAACTACTTAAACTCCGTTTGGATATGGTTTCGAAACGACCACACAATATGGCTTATTATTCATTGCAAGGGACAAAAGGCTGTTACGAAGGACCAAAGCATAAAGGGGATTTTCATAAAGTATGGCTGGAAGATTACTGTAAAGACACCGAAGAATGGATGAATTTAACGGAATTTTATGAAAAGTATCTACCTGAGGAAATGGTTCACTTGCCTGAAAAAGCCAAAAGTTCATTTCACTGGGGGGCCGATTATTTTATGATAAAAAGTTTCATTAAATCCATTGTAGATGGTATACCTGTTCCGATTGATATCCATAAATCTCTTGCAATGACTATCCCTGGCATCATCTCTGAGAAATCGATTGAAGACGGCGGCAACTTCAAAAAAGTTCCTGAATTACGTAAACAAATCGAGGAATTGAAATGAGACTTAAAGGCAAGCGTGCATTAGTGACAGGAGGAGCAAGCGGGATTGGGAAAGCTATTGTCGCTAAGTTCTTAACGGAAGGTGCCTTGGTTCTAATAGTGGATAAAAATAAAGGTGAGTTGGAAAAGACTTGTGATGAATTCAAGAAAACAGGACATCCCTGTAAAGGTATCGTGACGGACTTACGTGACCGTGGACAACTAGACGTATTGGTAGAACACGCCTGGTCTTGTTGGGATGGTGTAGATGTTTTAGTGAACAATGCTGGCATTGCCGTAAGAGAGCCATTTCTGGATATTGAAGCTGATCGATGGGATGAAATCTTGGCTATCAATTTGAGTGCTATCTTCTATTTAACCCAGAAGATCACAAAAAAAATGATAGAACATGTTGTGAAAGGCTCCATTGTTAATATGGCTTCTAAAAATGGGATCGCCGGCAGTTCAGCATTAGCGCATTATAACACTTCAAAGGGCGGTATCATTCTTTTGACGGAATCGATTGCTGTTGAGTTAGCGGGAAAAGGGATTAGAGTAAATGCGTTGGCACCAGGTTTTATTGAAACCCCATTGGACCAAAAGCTGAAACAAGCGGATGACTCATTAAGTTTGACAGAAAGAACTCCGATGCAGCGATTGGGGACTGCAGAAGAAGTAGCGAATTGTGCTTTGTTCTTAGCTTCTGACGAGGCTTCCTATGTAACCGGGTCTACCCTTGTAGTCGATGGGGGTCACCTAGCAAACGCCAGTGAGTTATAAGTCACTTGCTATTAACCGTATCCAAAGGATAGTGATGATATGCCAAAACTTAAAAGTGAAAAGTATTTTAATGATCCTGATTTTTGGGGATTCATCCATCGATCATTTACGAAATCAATGGGATATACAGATCAGGATTTGAAGAAGCCATTGATCGGGATTTGTAATACATTCAGTGAGTTGAATAAATGTCATTCTCATTTTAATGAACTTGTAGAATATGTGAAAAGGGGAGTTTGGCAGGCAGGAGGTTTGCCGATGGTGTTTCCTACTATTTCCCTCGGTGAACCTTATATAAAGCCAACAAGTATGCTTCTTCGAAATTTAATGGCAATGGATACTGAAGAAATGATGAAAGCCCATCCAATTGATGGTGTGGTCTTGCTAGGAGGATGTGACAAAACGATTCCAGCTCAATTAATGGCTGCCGCTAGTGTCAATATTCCTGCTATTATTTTGTCAGGAGGCCCTATGCTTAATGGAAAATATAAAGGGGAAGACATCGGGGCTTGCACCGATTGCTATCGTTTTAATCTTGAACATAAAGCAGGGAATATATCGAATGAGGAAATTTCAGAAATTGAAAATTCCATGTGCCGTAG includes:
- a CDS encoding SDR family NAD(P)-dependent oxidoreductase, with amino-acid sequence MRLKGKRALVTGGASGIGKAIVAKFLTEGALVLIVDKNKGELEKTCDEFKKTGHPCKGIVTDLRDRGQLDVLVEHAWSCWDGVDVLVNNAGIAVREPFLDIEADRWDEILAINLSAIFYLTQKITKKMIEHVVKGSIVNMASKNGIAGSSALAHYNTSKGGIILLTESIAVELAGKGIRVNALAPGFIETPLDQKLKQADDSLSLTERTPMQRLGTAEEVANCALFLASDEASYVTGSTLVVDGGHLANASEL
- a CDS encoding ABC transporter substrate-binding protein, coding for MKQKVFILLLSVLMIGVVSGCSSNGSSGNDDNSGTQSIELWHYFEGNLKDVLEENITKYNEAQDKVEVKATFVPYGEFKNQLMISGTNQASPDLVISGINEVQLFAKSGVLEDMTKMVEEWEFKDQITKDIMAIHKMDGSVYGLPIKTNAIVLFYNKDMISEPPTTWEDLKQVAAEASNGKQNGFLASAHNSQQGTASWYPFLLSAGEDIATIGSDGGVAAMQLWKDMLDDGSMSSEAVNKTIMDAQVDFQNGNTAMTLTGPWFIPELEKNAPDLNWGVAEIPKDEKHVSLVGGESISMGVGANKEAAWDFISWFLEPENHFEYAKATGDFPALEDAFNEPYFQEDPVKKVFVKVIKSSSGYGWGENQGDYNQIVYTAMQKALTGESTVEDAMEEAQEKVDNLNK
- a CDS encoding IclR family transcriptional regulator codes for the protein MSTYKVPALEKTIAILDLLEKSPEGLTATEFYTKLNLPKTSVFSILSVLVEHEFVKKNSNGKYILGVKLFHLGMSYLDNLDLVKVSRPYLQQLMRDTGYTIHLGVMDKNEVVYVDKVEPNTFVQFSTYPGKRIEFHICGIGKAIAAFYDQKSLDELLSNELKTYTPTTITEPKRLLEEFDSVRKIGYALEDEEGEPGVRCIGVPIFGNDGSVIAGISLTALTVHLSDKFVDDVALQVINTGKKISKAFGGSYQLK
- a CDS encoding carbohydrate ABC transporter permease; translated protein: MKRIFENYSFVLPAILFLMIFLLYPFAFNVFLSFRDINIGNLINGSSPFIGIENYKTILTDPLFYKSLSQTVIFTFFTLVVSTTIGFLLASYFNKTFPGNKWMRSIMLLGWMTPIIITGTIFKWMLDGKYGVFNHILVNLGIIDSPINWLSDIDTALFAVTMTNIWLSIPFSMIILLSGLQGIPTYVYEPATIDGASRWQKFRYITLPLMKPTISILLILGLIYTFKVFDVIYIMTAGGPADATKVVSYLAYDLSFNLFRFGEGAALSNIALFLIALFAIVYVRKVQKESVID
- a CDS encoding carbohydrate ABC transporter permease, with product MRKKWILSLLGLLIVIVYLFPIYWMVVTSLKPTSEIFSDVNIIPTQITLESYQTILTQNYPFLTYMKNSLIISIGVTIGNLLLGAPAAYALARRKITGALWMIIFILVVQMFPSNMLALPLYTIFSKLGLINSLFGVILADMTLTLPFVILILRTSYLNIPLELEDAASIDGCSKWRAFYSIILPLVRPGLLTCAAFSFILSWGEFLYALTFLKQNEMWTITLGMRQFVGQFGTNWGSMMALSVLSSLPIIIIFMATQKYIAGGLSSGAIK
- a CDS encoding Gfo/Idh/MocA family protein yields the protein MKSLKIGIAGLGISGTGTSRGTQIYREFIKFPEVTVTAVMDPNPDALEQFMSQYDVEYAVDTYEELLTKDIDVVFISSPMQFHASQAIQALKKNIHVLSEVTAAQTLQECQELLIAVEESEAQYMMAENYCFIRDNIAIKNMVKAGLFGEIYFAEGEYIHSVRELHYHEGQPTWRKEHQVGKRGMTYGTHCLGPILDWFDEPIDQMNCVGTGIHTYKEYQTDDTTLLECKLKSGKLLKLRLDMVSKRPHNMAYYSLQGTKGCYEGPKHKGDFHKVWLEDYCKDTEEWMNLTEFYEKYLPEEMVHLPEKAKSSFHWGADYFMIKSFIKSIVDGIPVPIDIHKSLAMTIPGIISEKSIEDGGNFKKVPELRKQIEELK